From the genome of Oryza glaberrima chromosome 1, OglaRS2, whole genome shotgun sequence:
CCAGGACAAAATAAAgatacccatctttagtcccagattccTCGCCATTATCCGATTGCGGTGGGGCCAATGGCATGAGCACGATCTTTCGCACGTGCGGATATGACAGTGATGATGGCGGATGCTGTTTTTGAGGGATGGGAGTACGGTGATTTCGCGAGAGGTGTGAGTTGTAGCTCTGGTTCGTTGGATTTGATGCATTGGATGAATTTCATCCATTAGATTTGATGAATGAAGTATGAAGGATGTAAGACCGTGTTGGCGAACTATAGGATAGATAATCAAAATACAAATCTATTGATCATGATGCCATACTATAGCAGtaatttaatttgtcaaaaaattgTGAAAGTTTCCCAAAATTTGGGTCAAATTTGAAAGTGGTGTACAAAAGTACCGAAAATATCTAAGGGTATACTTCTTCTTTTTACCCCCACATTTAACATCGTTAGCAAGAATTAACGGAATAGGGGCATACGGCTGTTTCGTTTCAAAAAAGTAtgggcaaaaacgaaaaccctaaaaatcaggGGCAAAATCAATCGAAGTAGGGGTAAGAACGAAATTGTCCCTAAATTAAATTAACCTCGATGCAGATTCAAAATGAAAATGGGGCACAAGGGAGAGTACACAAATGAACAGGCATCAAGATGAACATATATGTACAGCCACACACATTGTTTTCAGTAGGACTAGATGTTGGCACTGGAAGGtactccgtcaaaaaaaaaaaacttaacataGAAGAGGATACGACCCCTCCTagaacaacgaatctagacaaaggGTAGTCCATATTTATTATACTAGGAGGGACCAAAGTTAAGttatttttgaacggagggagtatcacatATCAACTAGATATAACACATCATAATCATCATAATCAGTTCATCTTAGACGGAGCTAGTCGCTTCTACTGCCTAAACTTGTGGCAACATGTTATACTAGTACTGCATTAGGTACACGTCTAATCATCCATAGCTAGTTCAGTCTAGTACTAGTCAGTAATCAATGGACAGTGGAGTAGCAGtaaggggtgtttagatggggctaaaactttttagcccatgttacatcggatgtttggacgctaatttagagtattaaacatggactaataaaaaaactaatttcatcaatgagagctaatccgcaacacgaattttttaagcctaattaatccataattatcaaaagtttactgtagcatcacattgtcaaaatcatggcgtaattagactcaaaagattcgtctcgcgaattagtccaagcttatgaaatgggttttgtaattagtgtatgtttaatactccaaattagtgtccaaacatccgatgtgacagggacttagAATAAGTCCTggaaaccaaacagcccctaaatGATGCAGAAATCAGTAATCACTAAACAGGTGAGACCATCACCGTGCAGCTTCACGCCACCACCTAGAGTTGCAGAGTTTGCTGCTTCTTGGACTTGGTTGATTCCATCTTCCTCACGTTcttcctgctcctcctcctactcATCCTCCTCTGACCAACACTGGTCTCCGTTTCTGCAGCTGCAGCGTTGCTTGCTTCGGTTCGATCGGTGCAGACCGAGCCGCGGCTCTCGGTGGAGCTCCGGCGAGAGAATTCGCCGCCTTCGCCGATGTTCAGCTGGCCGAAAACTCTCCGGCAATGTTCGGCCACCGGCCGGTCTTGCCGGGACGGCTCGTCCTGGCCGGCGCATTTCCTCTTACCACCCCATGCGCTGCCGTAGCTGACCGGCGGCAAGCTGAtcatgcggcggcggctcgccggcgtcgagtcctcgtgccgcctcgccgccacgggCGCATCCCGAGCGTGCCTCTTGCTGCCGTGCACGCGACTCCTGTATAAGCGGCGGGGCGGATTAATCGAATTAGCAACGGGCGAGGGGGAGGCTCTGCGCCTGCGCGTACCTGCTGCGGATGGCGCTGCCGCGGCGGGAGGCGTCGTCGAGCTCGCGGTCGCGGGCGCGCCAGTCGACGCCTTTCTCGGCGAGCACCACCtcccgcggccgcgcggcgccgaACGGGTTCGCCTTCGCCTGCTCCCCTGTCTCCCCGCatcgccgaggcggcggcggcggctgattctcctcgtcgtcgtcctcctcctgctgctgctccgccgcctcctcgcgctcCACCTCGTCGGCCCAGGAGAAGGAgaaccgcctcgccgccatggcgccgccgctctctcGGTTCATCTCCCCTTTGGTTTCAAATTCGCGCTCGGCAAGTGGGAAAGTGGTTTTGGTGTTGCGCGGGTTTCCGAGTTTTGAAATCGGGGTCGCGGAAAAGTTACGAGTCGCAACGGTAACCGCACGGGCGCGTTTCCACCGCAACGCATACAGGCAACGGTCGGGTGAGTGGATAGACGCCGTTTTGACGGAAATGCCCCTGAATTTCGTGATAGAGTCATCCCCACGAAGCCACGACGCCGATTGGAGGCCTTTTAACAAGGTCAGATTGGGCCGAAATTTCTCGGCCCATAATGAACAAACCAATCTGGCACAGTTTGCATAGCACAATTCATTGGCCCCTTAAGAAGAAACATAGAAATTggccattttttttcaaaaaaagtttGCTGAAAATTAAagcagttcttttttttaataaaaaattaaagcaGTTCTGATAAGGGCCGATAGTATTAGAGAAGTGCCTTCTGATTCCATATTCAAAAGCATAAAATTAAAGGGCGCAGTTGCAGATCAGAAGTGATGCAAGTGaaataagggcctgtttagatcaatTTGCTATGCCGAATTTTCTTTGGTAAAAGTTTCGGTGGCAAAAGATTTGGCATTGAAGTTTTGCTAGTTGCATTGGTGTTTAGCTGTATGgtaaagttttgccattttacTGGTAAAGATAGAGAGAGCACGGCTCCCAACGCactttttggcaaaatttgctactctAGACTCCCAAATGACAAATATCAAATTGACAACTtctgctactagtgtttagatccattttgataaaaattgctctaaaatagcaaaacttttgctattttggaggaaacgaaacagggcctaaattaACCTAGCAAATTACTAGTACATGAGAAAGGACCAAACCTGGTCCTAACTCCTGAGTGATATATTGCAATGATGTCTAACATTTTTATCTTTGACTGTCTtaataaataaaagaagaggTTTAAAAAACATTTCTTCGGTGTTTAGATCCGATATATGGGCCATGCCAATGAATGTTGATTCATGACACCAGTTCAACAAAATTACTAACTGAACTGGATCTGCACACTTGTCCCTGAAATTCTCTTTTCACTGTAAGCTCTTAAAATTTTGTAACTTCAGAATTATTTTGGCCCAGAATTCATCAACGGATTTAATTTGTTTGCGAAGTGTGTCCTTGGAGCTGACGTGCAATCCAGCATCAACAATAATGTTAACGACAGGTATTCCAATGTCGAAAACAAACATGGGAATACACGATAGAATTATTTGGGCACATACACACCAGTTAGAACCAAATTTGGCAAATATTCAGATCATCAAGCAATTCCATTCCATATTTGGTCCAAACAATTACGCCCAAACAAGACATTTAAGATCCCAATGAGTATCTTGACAATTCGTCGGAAGTATTCGGTCTTTTGTTTTTGCGAGGAAGAAATTCATTGTGgcgtcatgcatgcatggatcgaTGAGAGGTGATGCACTTTGCAGCATCTGGTGTTTGATCAATAATCACAAAATAGGAACCCGCAACCACGAATCTGCATGATTAAATAAGGccctgtgtttttctttttccttctctttttttttctttcaaaaattaccttcgacgaggaggagaggggaggcgaggcgcgTATGCGTTGGCATTGGCGGCGTTGTTCTTGGAGGGATCAGCGCTAGGCGCGGAAGATGGCGGAGCACTTGCGCTTGAACCAGCGGATGCCGCGGCGGAGCGAGGCCTTCACCTTGCCCTCCACGGCGTACGCCTTGTagcccgccacccgccgccgccgcttggacTCCGCGTCGCCGAAGCAGCCCGCGCACGAGATGCCGGCGCCGCGCACGCGCCCGCTGCAGCGCCTGaacgcgcccggcggcggcggggtggacgTGGAAGGGTCCGTCGTCGTCTTGGGCGCCATGGCGAGCCGCGAGCTAACCGCGCGCGCGGAGAAGGGAGGCTGCTGGTGCTTGTTATGatcagcggcggtggcgcgcgggcgcgtggatcgatcgatcgcctcggccgggaagggaaggggaagaacggtggcgcgcggcgggggacggaggaggaggagggggaggcgacggaggaggaTGGATGGAAGGAGTCGCCCCGGTAGGTGCGGTGGAGATCGGCCATGGAGAAAAGGGGAAACTGGAGTGGAGacgcgcgggagaggaggaggccagCGTGCGGCTCCGCTGATCCGTCGGCTTAATTTGATCTCTGGGTATGCATGTATGatggagaaattttttttatttttttagactttttattttttaattttattaatagaccattcaaaaagta
Proteins encoded in this window:
- the LOC127782401 gene encoding eukaryotic translation initiation factor 4B1-like — encoded protein: MNRESGGAMAARRFSFSWADEVEREEAAEQQQEEDDDEENQPPPPPRRCGETGEQAKANPFGAARPREVVLAEKGVDWRARDRELDDASRRGSAIRSRSRVHGSKRHARDAPVAARRHEDSTPASRRRMISLPPVSYGSAWGGKRKCAGQDEPSRQDRPVAEHCRRVFGQLNIGEGGEFSRRSSTESRGSVCTDRTEASNAAAAETETSVGQRRMSRRRSRKNVRKMESTKSKKQQTLQL
- the LOC127759967 gene encoding uncharacterized protein LOC127759967 encodes the protein MAPKTTTDPSTSTPPPPGAFRRCSGRVRGAGISCAGCFGDAESKRRRRVAGYKAYAVEGKVKASLRRGIRWFKRKCSAIFRA